The following are from one region of the Pelagibius sp. CAU 1746 genome:
- the rsmD gene encoding 16S rRNA (guanine(966)-N(2))-methyltransferase RsmD, which yields MRIVAGRHRGRSLRTPEDLAVRPTADRTREALFNILTRGKLAAEGQQRLPGARVLDAFAGTGALGLEALSRGAAEAIFMENYAPAIEICRANIKNLGEEERSDLIACDVLHPRPAPAPCDLVFLDPPYNQGFAEKAVASLLKAGWIAEGALVSVELMKNEAFEIPEGFSELDARSYGKAKLVFLKYGG from the coding sequence ATGCGCATCGTCGCCGGCCGTCATAGGGGCCGCAGCCTCAGGACTCCCGAGGACTTGGCCGTGCGTCCCACCGCGGACCGCACGCGCGAGGCCCTGTTCAACATCCTGACCCGCGGCAAGCTGGCCGCGGAAGGCCAGCAGCGCCTGCCCGGCGCCAGGGTGCTGGACGCCTTCGCCGGCACCGGGGCGCTGGGCCTGGAGGCCCTGTCGCGCGGCGCCGCCGAGGCGATCTTCATGGAGAACTACGCCCCAGCCATCGAGATCTGCCGCGCCAACATCAAGAACCTGGGCGAGGAAGAGCGCAGCGACCTCATCGCCTGCGACGTGCTGCACCCGCGCCCGGCCCCCGCCCCTTGCGACCTGGTCTTCCTCGACCCGCCCTACAACCAGGGCTTCGCCGAGAAGGCCGTGGCCAGTTTGTTGAAGGCCGGCTGGATCGCCGAGGGCGCCCTGGTCTCCGTCGAGCTGATGAAGAACGAAGCCTTCGAGATTCCCGAAGGCTTCAGCGAACTGGACGCCCGCAGCTACGGCAAGGCCAAGCTGGTTTTCCTGAAATACGGGGGCTAG
- a CDS encoding pseudouridine synthase: protein MAEIEAGAQPQAGERIAKVIARAGLCSRRDAETWIRAGRVSVDGQVLTSPAAVVTGASRIAVDGEPLPAAAPPRLFCYHKPRGEITTARDPQGRPTVFDQLPGGLPRLQAVGRLDINSEGLLLLTTDGGLKRQLELPSSGWLRRYRVRAQGHVHPDRLAALAKGITVDGVDYGPVEAALDRQSGANAWLTFGLREGKNREVRKICAHLGLRVNRLIRIAYGPFKLGKLPKRALEEVPPKQLRQALGEEDPEKKKKGKGFAKAKAKPNRPGSKRGFKHQREAEQKEKRQRRSPKQEAAKKQAAAKKTAVKKTAVKKVAVKKAGAKKAAPKTSGLKKPAAKKTGTKKAFAKKPFSKKLGVTKAPAKRGAPKRAVSRKAGGPKKHAHRRRPS from the coding sequence ATGGCCGAAATCGAAGCAGGCGCCCAACCACAGGCAGGCGAACGCATCGCCAAGGTCATCGCCCGCGCCGGGCTGTGCTCGCGCCGCGACGCCGAGACCTGGATCCGCGCCGGACGGGTGAGCGTCGACGGCCAAGTGCTGACCAGTCCCGCCGCCGTAGTGACCGGCGCCAGCCGCATCGCGGTGGACGGCGAGCCGCTGCCCGCCGCCGCGCCGCCGCGCCTCTTCTGCTACCACAAGCCGCGCGGCGAGATTACAACCGCGCGCGACCCCCAGGGCCGCCCCACGGTCTTCGACCAGCTGCCCGGCGGCTTGCCGCGCCTGCAGGCGGTGGGGCGTCTGGACATCAACTCCGAAGGGCTGCTGCTGCTGACCACCGACGGCGGCCTGAAACGCCAGCTGGAACTGCCAAGCAGCGGCTGGCTGCGCCGCTACCGCGTGCGCGCCCAGGGCCACGTCCACCCGGACCGCCTGGCGGCCCTGGCCAAGGGCATCACCGTCGACGGCGTCGACTACGGCCCGGTGGAGGCGGCGCTCGACCGCCAGTCGGGGGCCAATGCCTGGCTGACCTTCGGCCTGCGCGAAGGCAAAAACCGCGAGGTGCGCAAGATCTGCGCCCACCTCGGCCTGCGCGTGAACCGCCTGATCCGCATCGCCTACGGCCCCTTCAAGCTGGGCAAGCTACCCAAGCGGGCGCTGGAGGAAGTGCCGCCCAAGCAGCTCCGCCAGGCCCTGGGCGAGGAAGACCCGGAGAAGAAGAAGAAGGGCAAAGGCTTCGCCAAGGCCAAAGCGAAACCCAACCGCCCCGGCTCCAAGCGCGGCTTCAAGCACCAGCGCGAGGCGGAGCAGAAGGAAAAGCGCCAACGCCGCAGCCCCAAGCAGGAGGCCGCCAAGAAGCAGGCCGCCGCCAAGAAGACCGCAGTCAAGAAAACCGCCGTCAAGAAGGTGGCGGTGAAGAAGGCGGGGGCGAAGAAAGCCGCCCCTAAGACGTCCGGACTTAAGAAGCCCGCGGCGAAGAAGACCGGAACGAAGAAGGCTTTTGCCAAAAAGCCGTTCTCCAAGAAGCTCGGCGTGACGAAGGCGCCCGCAAAGCGCGGCGCGCCGAAGCGCGCCGTCTCGCGAAAGGCCGGCGGCCCAAAGAAGCATGCGCATCGTCGCCGGCCGTCATAG
- a CDS encoding gamma-glutamyl-gamma-aminobutyrate hydrolase family protein: MATRRKALPLVGITLDSETPGGWSNYPWYAVRQNYCDAVLAAGGLPLLLPHQPDEAEAYLERIDALLITGGAFDLDPALFGANTRHESVRTKDRRTEFEAAVARGALARDLPLLGICGGQQLLNVVLGGTLIQHIPDEVDNALAHEQPNPRHEPGHAVAVTGGSLLGDICSSAEMAVNSAHHQAVKDVGPGVTVNAVAPDGVIEGIEASDYRFCLGVQWHPEYLIGPSDGAIFRAFVASAS, translated from the coding sequence ATGGCAACACGACGCAAGGCCCTTCCTCTGGTCGGCATCACCCTGGATTCCGAGACTCCGGGCGGCTGGTCCAACTATCCCTGGTACGCCGTCCGGCAGAATTACTGCGACGCGGTCCTGGCGGCCGGCGGCCTGCCGCTGCTGCTGCCGCACCAGCCGGACGAGGCCGAAGCCTACCTGGAACGCATCGATGCCCTGCTGATCACCGGCGGCGCCTTCGACCTGGACCCGGCCCTCTTCGGCGCCAATACCCGCCACGAGAGCGTGCGCACCAAGGACCGCCGCACCGAATTCGAAGCCGCCGTGGCCCGCGGCGCCCTGGCGCGCGACCTGCCGCTGTTGGGCATCTGCGGCGGCCAGCAGCTCCTCAACGTGGTGCTGGGCGGCACCCTCATCCAGCACATCCCCGACGAGGTGGACAACGCCCTGGCCCACGAGCAGCCCAACCCGCGCCACGAACCGGGCCACGCCGTCGCCGTGACCGGCGGCAGCCTGCTGGGGGACATCTGCTCCAGCGCCGAGATGGCCGTGAACTCGGCCCATCACCAGGCGGTGAAGGACGTCGGCCCCGGCGTCACGGTGAACGCGGTGGCGCCGGACGGCGTCATCGAGGGCATCGAGGCCAGCGACTACCGTTTCTGCCTGGGGGTGCAGTGGCACCCGGAATACTTGATCGGCCCGAGCGACGGGGCCATCTTCCGCGCCTTCGTCGCCAGCGCCAGCTAG